One region of Microbacterium sp. M28 genomic DNA includes:
- a CDS encoding arylsulfatase, producing MADKPNILIIWGDDIGISNLSTYTDGLMGYRTPNIDRIADEGVKFTDYYGEQSCTAGRAAFITGQNPYRTGLTKVGMPGAKLGLQPEDPTIADALKHHGYATGQFGKNHLGDRDEHLPTAHGFDEFFGNLYHLNAEEEPEHPDYPTDEEFPGFSERFRPRGVIHSWANEDGTQRIEDTGPLTKKRMETVDEEFRDAAADFIRAKADEDTPFFVWFNSTHMHFRTHTKEESKGRAGRWQSEYHDTMLDHDDVVGSLLDLLDELGLAENTIVMYSTDNGPHMNSWPDAGMTPFRNEKNSNWEGAYRVPAMVRWPGRIPAGTTLNGIVSHNDWFVTLLAAVGDGDIAARLKDGTELHGTEFKVHLDGHNQLDYITGGAEHSPRRHFFYVSDDGDLTALRFENWKLVFLEQRAVGTLQVWQEPYIELRFPKLFNLRTDPFERADITSNTYWDWVLEHIFLMIPAQAYVGRMLQSLVEFPQRQESASFTINQVMKKLENATTGAS from the coding sequence ATGGCCGACAAGCCGAACATTCTCATCATCTGGGGCGATGACATCGGCATCTCCAACCTCAGCACCTACACGGACGGCCTGATGGGCTACCGGACGCCGAACATCGATCGCATCGCGGACGAGGGCGTCAAGTTCACCGACTACTACGGCGAACAGAGCTGCACGGCCGGTCGTGCCGCGTTCATCACCGGGCAGAACCCGTACCGCACCGGCCTCACCAAGGTCGGCATGCCGGGCGCGAAGCTCGGCCTGCAGCCGGAGGACCCGACCATCGCCGACGCACTCAAGCACCACGGCTACGCCACCGGGCAGTTCGGCAAGAACCACCTCGGCGACCGAGACGAGCACCTGCCGACCGCGCACGGGTTCGACGAGTTCTTCGGCAACCTCTACCACCTCAACGCCGAGGAGGAGCCGGAGCATCCCGACTACCCCACGGACGAGGAGTTCCCCGGCTTCAGCGAGCGGTTCCGGCCCCGCGGCGTCATCCACTCCTGGGCGAACGAGGACGGCACCCAGCGGATCGAGGACACCGGCCCGCTGACGAAGAAGCGCATGGAGACCGTGGACGAGGAGTTCCGCGACGCCGCAGCGGACTTCATCCGCGCCAAGGCGGACGAGGACACCCCGTTCTTCGTCTGGTTCAACTCCACGCACATGCACTTCCGCACGCACACGAAGGAGGAGAGCAAGGGTCGCGCCGGACGCTGGCAGTCCGAGTACCACGACACCATGCTCGACCACGATGACGTCGTCGGCAGCCTGCTCGATCTGCTCGACGAGCTCGGTCTGGCCGAGAACACGATCGTCATGTACTCCACCGACAACGGCCCGCACATGAACAGCTGGCCGGATGCCGGGATGACCCCGTTCCGCAACGAGAAGAACTCCAACTGGGAGGGCGCGTACCGCGTCCCCGCGATGGTGCGGTGGCCTGGACGAATTCCGGCGGGGACCACCCTGAACGGCATCGTCAGCCACAACGACTGGTTCGTGACGCTGCTCGCGGCCGTCGGCGACGGCGACATCGCCGCCCGGCTGAAGGACGGCACCGAGCTGCACGGCACCGAGTTCAAGGTGCACCTGGACGGTCACAACCAACTGGACTACATCACGGGCGGGGCCGAGCACAGCCCGCGGCGCCACTTCTTCTACGTCTCGGACGACGGCGACCTCACGGCGCTGCGATTCGAGAACTGGAAGCTGGTGTTCCTCGAGCAGCGCGCGGTCGGCACACTGCAGGTGTGGCAGGAGCCGTACATCGAGCTGCGGTTCCCGAAGCTGTTCAACCTGCGCACTGACCCGTTCGAGCGCGCCGACATCACGTCGAACACGTACTGGGACTGGGTGCTCGAGCACATCTTCCTGATGATCCCCGCGCAGGCGTACGTGGGCAGGATGCTGCAGAGCCTGGTGGAGTTCCCGCAGCGACAGGAATCCGCATCGTTCACGATCAATCAGGTCATGAAGAAGCTCGAGAACGCCACGACCGGCGCGTCCTGA
- a CDS encoding methionine ABC transporter ATP-binding protein has product MPIVSLTNVSKAYPSPAGGDAQVRAVDDVTLDIEKGDVFGIIGYSGAGKSTLVRLINALEPATSGSIVVNGEEITALPERDLRRVRSGIGMIFQQFNLFAAKSVRANVAFPLKLAGWSAADIDARVTELLSFVGLGDRANSYPEQLSGGQKQRVGIARALATRPAILLADEATSALDPETTHEVLALLKRVNEEQGVTIVVITHEMDVIQTLATKVAVMDSGRVIEKGDVFEVFSAPQHPASQRFVGTVIKGVPSPSELFVLRDRHAGELVTFSFRDGDSSQASVFVDLAEAGLDFELVYGGINDIRGRAFGHLTLAIRGSDAAIDAALAKIGHHVEVTRIGRGEAR; this is encoded by the coding sequence ATGCCGATCGTGTCCCTCACGAACGTCTCGAAGGCGTATCCGTCGCCCGCAGGCGGCGATGCGCAGGTCCGCGCCGTCGACGACGTCACGCTCGACATCGAGAAGGGCGACGTCTTCGGCATCATCGGCTACTCGGGTGCCGGCAAGTCGACGCTCGTGCGCCTGATCAATGCTCTCGAACCGGCGACGAGCGGGTCGATCGTCGTGAACGGCGAGGAGATCACCGCGCTGCCCGAACGCGATCTGCGCCGTGTGCGCAGCGGCATCGGCATGATCTTCCAGCAGTTCAACCTCTTCGCGGCCAAGAGCGTCCGCGCGAACGTCGCTTTCCCGCTCAAGCTCGCCGGCTGGTCCGCGGCGGACATCGACGCCCGCGTGACCGAGCTGCTGTCGTTCGTCGGTCTCGGCGACAGGGCGAACTCGTATCCGGAGCAGCTCTCCGGCGGCCAGAAGCAGCGCGTCGGCATCGCGCGCGCCCTGGCGACGCGTCCGGCGATCCTGCTGGCGGACGAAGCCACCAGTGCGCTCGACCCCGAGACCACGCACGAGGTGCTCGCGCTGCTCAAGCGGGTCAACGAGGAGCAGGGCGTGACGATCGTCGTCATCACGCATGAGATGGACGTCATCCAGACCCTCGCGACCAAGGTCGCCGTGATGGACTCCGGCCGTGTCATCGAGAAGGGCGACGTGTTCGAGGTGTTCTCCGCGCCGCAGCATCCCGCCTCACAGCGCTTCGTCGGCACGGTCATCAAGGGGGTGCCTTCCCCGAGCGAGCTGTTCGTCCTGCGCGACCGGCACGCCGGTGAACTGGTGACGTTCTCGTTCCGCGACGGCGACTCCTCTCAGGCGAGCGTGTTCGTCGACCTCGCCGAGGCAGGACTCGACTTCGAGCTCGTGTACGGCGGCATCAACGACATCCGGGGTCGGGCCTTCGGACACCTGACCCTCGCGATCCGCGGATCGGATGCCGCGATCGACGCGGCCCTCGCGAAGATCGGCCACCACGTGGAAGTCACACGCATCGGCCGAGGGGAGGCGCGCTGA
- the glmU gene encoding bifunctional UDP-N-acetylglucosamine diphosphorylase/glucosamine-1-phosphate N-acetyltransferase GlmU: protein MTQNNLAIVVLAAGQGTRMRSRLPKVLHPIAGRPLVGHVLTTATRLGAEHIEVVVRHERDQVVAALAEAYPDTVFVDQDDVPGTGRAVEVALDAIPGFDGDVLILSGDCPLADAETLSAFVAEHRSSGAAATLMTAIVDDPTGYGRVIRDAAGDVDRIVEQKDATDDEAAVNEINAGMYVFRAAALRQYLPVVGVDNAQGEKYLTDVPGLLRQAGDRVAASVVSDITVTFGVNDRAQLAEVGRLLNRRIVRRWQLEGVTIIDPATTWIDDDAKLAADVTVLPHTQILGATVIAAGATVGPDTTLVDCEVGEDAVVKRTDANLAVIGAGATVGPFSFLRPGTVLGAKGKIGAYVETKNAQIGEGSKVPHLSYVGDATIGRGVNLGASTITANYDDVNKHRTEIEDEVHTGSHTVLVAPVRLGAGAKTGAGAVVRKDVPAGALAMSVAPQRNIEGWVEKNRAGTGAAQAASRAHDAAEKAGDGAQEEDR, encoded by the coding sequence ATGACGCAGAACAACCTCGCCATCGTCGTCCTCGCAGCAGGGCAGGGCACGCGGATGCGCTCGCGCCTTCCGAAGGTGCTGCACCCGATCGCAGGGCGCCCTCTGGTCGGACACGTGCTGACCACCGCGACGCGTCTCGGTGCGGAGCACATCGAGGTCGTCGTCCGGCACGAGCGCGATCAGGTGGTCGCGGCGCTCGCCGAGGCGTACCCGGACACCGTTTTCGTCGATCAGGACGATGTTCCCGGTACGGGGCGCGCGGTCGAGGTCGCGCTGGATGCGATCCCCGGGTTCGACGGCGATGTGCTGATCCTCTCCGGCGACTGCCCGCTCGCCGACGCCGAGACGCTCAGCGCCTTCGTGGCGGAGCACCGGTCGAGCGGGGCTGCGGCGACGCTGATGACGGCCATCGTGGACGATCCGACCGGCTACGGGCGCGTCATCCGCGACGCAGCCGGCGATGTCGACCGCATCGTCGAGCAGAAGGACGCGACCGACGACGAAGCCGCGGTCAACGAGATCAACGCGGGCATGTACGTCTTCCGCGCAGCGGCTCTGCGCCAGTACCTGCCGGTGGTCGGCGTCGACAACGCGCAGGGCGAGAAGTACCTCACCGACGTGCCTGGACTACTGCGCCAGGCCGGCGATCGCGTCGCCGCATCGGTCGTATCCGACATCACCGTCACCTTCGGCGTCAACGACCGCGCCCAGCTGGCCGAGGTCGGCCGACTCCTCAACCGGCGCATCGTCCGCCGGTGGCAGCTCGAGGGCGTCACGATCATCGACCCGGCGACCACGTGGATCGACGACGACGCGAAGCTCGCGGCGGACGTCACCGTGCTGCCGCACACGCAGATCCTCGGTGCCACCGTCATCGCAGCCGGAGCGACCGTCGGCCCTGACACGACGCTCGTGGACTGCGAGGTCGGCGAGGACGCCGTCGTCAAGCGCACCGACGCGAACCTGGCCGTCATCGGCGCGGGCGCCACCGTCGGGCCGTTCTCGTTCCTGCGACCGGGCACCGTACTCGGCGCGAAGGGCAAGATCGGCGCCTATGTCGAGACCAAGAACGCGCAGATCGGCGAGGGCAGCAAGGTCCCGCATCTGTCGTATGTGGGCGATGCCACGATCGGCCGAGGCGTCAACCTGGGCGCGAGCACGATCACCGCGAACTACGACGACGTGAACAAGCACCGCACCGAGATCGAGGACGAGGTGCACACCGGCTCGCACACGGTGCTCGTCGCGCCCGTTAGGCTGGGAGCTGGAGCGAAGACCGGAGCCGGTGCCGTCGTCCGCAAGGACGTCCCGGCGGGTGCCCTGGCCATGAGCGTCGCCCCTCAGCGCAACATCGAGGGGTGGGTCGAGAAGAACAGGGCGGGAACCGGCGCTGCGCAAGCGGCGTCCCGAGCACACGATGCGGCAGAGAAGGCAGGCGATGGCGCGCAAGAAGAAGACCGTTGA
- a CDS encoding NADP-dependent oxidoreductase, whose translation MRSVKYSGAGQAAEVVSLVEAEIPRPGAGEVVVRVGAVGINPVDVKIRAAATDFGPIEYSDRPGWDVAGVVSEVGEGAGRWTTGDRVFALAAFPSAAHTLADYAIVAAADLASAPASWSTAQAGAAPLVALTAWQALEAAGVVAGHRVLVLGGSGGVGHLAIQLAKARGAHVIATASTAKHDLVRSWGADEVIDYRDAERLAVVPRVDAVIITVDDTLPPHGAVGDATAVITITGLSDPQRDQLAAWGAAPVARILVHADGAQLAEIAALADAGAATVHLDSTFALEELSAAHERVESGRVTGKAAVIVDPEL comes from the coding sequence ATGCGCTCAGTGAAGTACTCCGGTGCAGGTCAGGCCGCAGAGGTCGTCTCCCTCGTCGAGGCCGAGATCCCGCGACCCGGCGCTGGAGAGGTCGTCGTCAGGGTGGGCGCGGTCGGGATCAATCCCGTCGATGTCAAGATCCGCGCGGCCGCGACCGACTTCGGGCCCATCGAGTACTCCGACCGGCCGGGATGGGACGTCGCCGGCGTCGTGAGCGAGGTCGGTGAGGGCGCCGGGCGCTGGACCACGGGCGATCGCGTCTTCGCCCTCGCGGCCTTCCCCTCCGCAGCGCACACGCTGGCGGATTACGCGATCGTCGCCGCCGCAGACCTCGCGTCCGCACCGGCGTCGTGGAGCACGGCGCAGGCGGGCGCCGCGCCACTGGTCGCGTTGACCGCCTGGCAGGCCCTCGAGGCGGCGGGCGTCGTCGCCGGTCATCGGGTCCTGGTGCTCGGAGGCTCCGGTGGCGTCGGCCACCTCGCGATCCAGCTCGCGAAGGCCCGTGGCGCCCACGTCATCGCCACGGCGAGCACGGCCAAGCACGACCTGGTCCGCTCCTGGGGAGCCGACGAGGTGATCGACTACCGGGACGCGGAGCGCCTGGCCGTCGTGCCGCGCGTGGATGCCGTGATCATCACGGTCGACGATACCCTGCCCCCGCACGGGGCGGTAGGAGACGCGACCGCGGTGATCACGATCACCGGTCTGTCCGACCCGCAGCGGGACCAGCTCGCGGCATGGGGCGCCGCTCCCGTCGCGCGTATCCTCGTGCACGCGGACGGCGCGCAGCTGGCCGAGATCGCCGCGCTCGCGGATGCCGGCGCGGCGACGGTCCACCTGGATTCGACGTTCGCGCTCGAGGAGCTGTCCGCGGCGCACGAGCGGGTCGAATCAGGACGCGTCACCGGCAAAGCGGCCGTGATCGTCGACCCCGAGCTCTGA
- a CDS encoding MarR family winged helix-turn-helix transcriptional regulator: MSEADEVDRIVEAWNVQRPDLDFAPLEVLSRMDRLTRLLDRARREVFRRSELESWEWDVLSALRRSGDPFQLSPKQLLQQTLVSSGTMTNRIDRLVARRLVRREADPGDGRSILVTLTEDGRTRVDAAITRLVDVEADLLQALSRSDRDRMAALLRKLSLSFDA; encoded by the coding sequence ATGAGCGAGGCGGATGAGGTCGACCGGATCGTCGAGGCGTGGAACGTGCAGCGCCCCGATCTCGACTTCGCGCCGCTCGAGGTGCTCTCGCGCATGGATCGCCTCACGCGTCTGCTGGATCGGGCGCGGCGAGAGGTGTTCCGCCGCAGCGAGCTCGAGTCCTGGGAGTGGGACGTGCTGTCCGCACTTCGCCGCTCGGGCGACCCGTTCCAGCTGAGCCCGAAGCAGCTGCTGCAGCAGACCCTGGTCTCCAGCGGGACCATGACCAACCGGATCGACAGGCTCGTGGCGCGGCGGCTCGTCCGGCGCGAGGCGGATCCGGGCGACGGCCGCAGCATCCTGGTCACCCTGACGGAGGACGGCCGCACCCGGGTGGATGCGGCCATCACCCGACTCGTCGATGTGGAAGCCGATCTGCTCCAGGCACTCTCGCGCAGCGACCGGGACCGGATGGCCGCGCTGCTGCGCAAGCTGAGCCTGAGCTTCGACGCCTGA
- a CDS encoding GNAT family N-acetyltransferase, with the protein MTVTIERVRASTPALAEFIAAHHADMVGTAPPESQHALPLDGLLAPAIRLFTAVEAGAIVATGALAAVEDGHEELKSMRTHPDLRGRGIGRTMLAFLIDDARGRGIRRLSLETGADDFFAPARMIYTRAGFVECDAFGRYSPDPLSTFMTLALVRSGSERGTRRGIMNG; encoded by the coding sequence ATGACCGTCACGATCGAGCGGGTGCGAGCATCGACTCCCGCACTGGCCGAGTTCATCGCCGCCCATCACGCGGACATGGTCGGCACCGCACCGCCGGAGAGCCAGCATGCGCTGCCGCTGGACGGCCTGCTGGCACCGGCGATCCGTCTGTTCACGGCCGTCGAGGCCGGCGCGATCGTGGCGACCGGTGCCCTCGCCGCCGTCGAGGACGGGCACGAGGAGCTCAAGTCGATGCGCACCCATCCCGACCTGCGCGGCCGGGGGATCGGCCGGACGATGCTCGCCTTCCTGATCGACGACGCGCGAGGCCGCGGCATCCGCCGGCTGTCGCTGGAGACCGGTGCTGACGACTTCTTCGCCCCGGCGCGGATGATATACACCAGGGCCGGCTTCGTCGAGTGCGACGCCTTCGGCCGGTACTCCCCCGACCCCCTCAGCACGTTCATGACTCTGGCCCTGGTGCGCAGCGGGTCGGAGCGCGGCACGCGGCGCGGGATAATGAACGGATGA
- a CDS encoding pseudouridine synthase: MAMLSPLPPRDGVGATRLHVPLHGEWPTISAYMVERFHHLESGELLARFDRGEIIARDGSAVPLDAPLGAQEFVWYYREPPVETDIPFDIDVLHEDRDLVVIDKPHFLPSTPGGKYLQSSALVRLRRLLGNDELTPIHRLDRATAGLLMFSARPSTRGAYQLLLQNRRVEKVYEAVSARPADLPAFPLVHRNHIVKERGHVCVRVDAAREPNSETLIELLSTDEQVVHTLLRPHTGKMHQLRVHLAALGMGILHDGFYPDLLPEAPDDFERPLQLLARELRFIDPLSGAEREFRTRRTLAFAP; the protein is encoded by the coding sequence ATGGCCATGCTCTCCCCTCTGCCGCCGCGCGACGGCGTCGGCGCGACGCGGTTGCACGTGCCGCTGCACGGCGAGTGGCCGACGATCTCGGCGTACATGGTCGAACGCTTCCATCACCTCGAATCCGGTGAGCTGCTGGCTCGCTTCGATCGCGGTGAGATCATCGCCCGTGACGGCAGCGCCGTCCCGCTGGACGCCCCGCTCGGTGCACAGGAGTTCGTCTGGTACTACCGCGAGCCGCCGGTGGAGACCGACATCCCGTTCGACATCGACGTGCTGCACGAGGACCGCGACCTCGTCGTGATCGACAAGCCGCACTTCCTGCCGAGCACGCCGGGCGGCAAGTACCTGCAGAGCTCCGCGCTGGTGAGGCTGCGCCGCCTGCTCGGCAATGACGAGCTCACACCGATCCATCGCCTGGACCGCGCCACGGCCGGTCTGCTGATGTTCTCCGCCCGCCCGTCGACGCGCGGCGCCTATCAGCTCCTGTTGCAGAACCGCCGTGTCGAGAAGGTCTACGAGGCGGTCTCGGCTCGACCGGCCGATCTGCCGGCCTTCCCGCTGGTCCACCGCAATCACATCGTCAAGGAACGCGGGCACGTGTGCGTGCGCGTGGATGCCGCGCGCGAGCCGAACTCCGAGACGCTGATCGAGCTGCTGTCCACCGACGAGCAGGTTGTGCACACCCTGCTGCGGCCGCACACGGGCAAGATGCACCAGCTGCGCGTGCATCTTGCGGCGCTCGGCATGGGCATCCTGCACGACGGGTTCTACCCCGACCTGCTGCCGGAGGCGCCGGACGATTTCGAACGGCCGCTGCAGCTGCTGGCCCGGGAGCTGCGGTTCATCGATCCGCTCAGCGGCGCCGAGCGCGAGTTCCGCACCCGGCGCACGCTGGCCTTCGCCCCCTGA
- a CDS encoding MetQ/NlpA family ABC transporter substrate-binding protein: MSRRTTSVIAALAAVPLFVALAGCATASDDTAGGDSDGGSTETVKIGVVNDGDAQWAPFVEAAAEEGITVELVNFGSYEQPNPALTEGELDLNQFQHIIYLAQYNEASGEDLTPVGSTAIYPLGLYSSKYDDVKDVPDGGTVAVPDDASNQARALLVLQSAGLIELKSGGTTLSDLSDIDEAKSKVTVTALEAALIPTSLPDVDAAIINNDFVEDAGLSFEDAIAQDDPEDPNALPYVNIFASRADEADNETYLKLVEIFQTDEAVQAGLQESSGNTAVALQIPAADLVESLKTVQEDIAAAG; encoded by the coding sequence ATGTCACGACGCACCACGTCCGTCATCGCCGCGCTCGCCGCGGTCCCGCTCTTCGTCGCGCTCGCCGGCTGCGCCACCGCATCCGACGACACCGCAGGAGGTGACTCCGACGGCGGCTCCACCGAGACCGTGAAGATCGGCGTCGTCAACGACGGTGACGCGCAGTGGGCCCCGTTCGTCGAGGCGGCTGCGGAGGAGGGCATCACCGTCGAACTGGTGAACTTCGGCTCCTACGAGCAGCCGAACCCCGCGCTCACCGAGGGCGAGCTGGACCTCAACCAGTTCCAGCACATCATCTACCTCGCGCAGTACAACGAGGCCTCGGGCGAGGACCTGACGCCCGTCGGCTCGACCGCGATCTACCCGCTCGGTCTGTACTCCAGCAAGTACGACGACGTGAAGGACGTGCCCGACGGCGGCACGGTCGCCGTCCCGGACGACGCGTCCAACCAGGCACGCGCACTGCTCGTGCTGCAGTCCGCCGGGCTCATCGAGCTCAAGAGCGGCGGCACGACCCTCTCCGACCTTTCCGACATCGACGAGGCGAAGTCCAAGGTCACCGTCACCGCGCTCGAGGCCGCGCTGATCCCGACGTCGCTGCCGGACGTCGACGCTGCGATCATCAACAACGACTTCGTCGAGGACGCGGGTCTCAGCTTCGAGGACGCCATCGCACAGGACGACCCCGAGGACCCCAACGCGCTGCCCTACGTGAACATCTTCGCTTCCCGCGCGGATGAGGCCGACAACGAGACGTACCTCAAGCTCGTCGAGATCTTCCAGACGGATGAGGCCGTGCAGGCGGGCCTGCAGGAGTCGTCCGGCAACACCGCCGTGGCGCTGCAGATCCCCGCGGCCGACCTCGTCGAGTCGCTGAAGACCGTCCAGGAGGACATCGCAGCAGCCGGCTGA
- a CDS encoding methionine ABC transporter permease — translation MDRFLELLPDFWLAAGETLYMVALTLFFGGILGGVIGMGLYVTRSGGLMPNRVVAALLNFLVNFFRPIPFVIFIAVAQPLIRAVIGTGIGINAGVFALSLAASFAIGRIVEQHLVGVNPGVIEAARSMGAGPWRILFSVVIPEALGPLILGYTFIIVAIIDMSAMTLLIGAGGLGGFAQVYGFRQFEPIVMWAAIVLIVVFVHLAQTLGTWLARKVMRR, via the coding sequence ATGGATCGGTTCCTCGAACTCCTGCCCGACTTCTGGCTGGCCGCGGGCGAGACGCTCTACATGGTCGCGCTCACTCTGTTCTTCGGAGGCATTCTCGGCGGCGTGATCGGCATGGGGCTGTACGTCACCCGTAGCGGTGGACTGATGCCCAATCGGGTCGTGGCCGCGCTGCTGAACTTCCTCGTCAACTTCTTCCGCCCGATCCCGTTCGTGATCTTCATCGCTGTGGCGCAGCCGCTGATCCGTGCGGTGATCGGCACGGGCATCGGCATCAACGCCGGCGTGTTCGCCCTGTCCTTGGCCGCGTCGTTCGCGATCGGCCGCATCGTCGAGCAGCACCTCGTGGGTGTGAACCCCGGTGTGATCGAGGCGGCTCGATCGATGGGCGCAGGGCCGTGGCGCATCCTCTTCTCGGTCGTGATCCCAGAGGCGCTCGGACCGCTCATCCTCGGGTACACGTTCATCATCGTGGCGATCATCGACATGAGCGCCATGACGTTGCTGATCGGAGCCGGAGGGCTGGGTGGATTCGCTCAGGTCTACGGTTTCCGCCAGTTCGAACCGATCGTCATGTGGGCGGCGATCGTCCTCATCGTGGTGTTCGTGCACCTCGCGCAGACGCTCGGCACCTGGCTCGCCCGCAAGGTGATGCGCCGATAG
- a CDS encoding GlxA family transcriptional regulator, with the protein MHHVVVVALPGVFPYELGIPARFFRAAHRDGEALYSVTTCTLDGRPVRTNSDFSVAPEADRDALRVADTIVVPPWSAAETSGDPIGLAEFADRRIVSFCTGAFTVAASGLLDGKDATTHWCASAEFERRFPQVRLRQDELFVDTGGVLTAAGASAAIDATMHLIASDHGASIAATVSQVTLAAPHRGGGQRQFVARPSVIGGTGSASDIQSWLLARIDEPLSLGAVADAFGMSVRTLTRRFRAETGRTVGDWFADARVDRARELLETTDLLVDDVANRSGFGTGAALRKHFRDRIGLSPQQYRSRFSRAA; encoded by the coding sequence ATGCATCATGTGGTCGTCGTCGCGCTACCAGGAGTCTTCCCCTACGAGCTGGGGATCCCGGCCCGGTTCTTCCGCGCCGCGCATCGCGACGGCGAGGCGCTGTACTCCGTCACCACCTGCACGCTCGACGGTCGACCCGTGCGCACGAACAGCGATTTCTCGGTCGCCCCTGAGGCCGACCGCGATGCGCTACGCGTCGCGGACACGATCGTCGTTCCGCCCTGGAGCGCTGCGGAGACCTCCGGCGACCCGATCGGGCTCGCGGAGTTCGCCGACCGCCGCATCGTGAGCTTCTGCACCGGCGCGTTCACCGTCGCCGCGTCAGGCCTGCTCGACGGGAAGGACGCCACGACGCACTGGTGCGCCTCCGCCGAGTTCGAGCGACGGTTCCCGCAGGTGCGCCTGCGCCAGGACGAGTTGTTCGTCGACACCGGCGGCGTCCTCACCGCCGCCGGTGCATCCGCCGCGATCGACGCGACGATGCATCTGATCGCAAGCGATCACGGTGCGTCCATCGCGGCGACCGTCTCGCAGGTCACTCTCGCCGCGCCGCACCGCGGCGGGGGTCAGCGCCAGTTCGTCGCCAGGCCCTCCGTCATCGGCGGAACGGGATCCGCGAGCGACATCCAGTCCTGGCTGCTGGCGCGCATCGACGAGCCGCTCTCGCTCGGCGCGGTGGCCGACGCCTTCGGGATGAGCGTGCGCACACTCACGCGGCGCTTCCGTGCCGAGACGGGGCGGACCGTCGGCGACTGGTTCGCGGATGCACGCGTGGACCGGGCGAGGGAGCTGCTGGAGACGACCGATCTGCTGGTCGACGACGTCGCGAACCGCTCGGGGTTCGGCACCGGAGCCGCGCTGCGCAAGCACTTCCGCGATCGGATCGGACTGTCGCCGCAGCAGTACCGCTCCCGCTTCAGCCGCGCCGCGTAG